A region from the Triticum aestivum cultivar Chinese Spring chromosome 3D, IWGSC CS RefSeq v2.1, whole genome shotgun sequence genome encodes:
- the LOC100125693 gene encoding alpha-amylase inhibitor 0.19-like, which translates to MSMKTVFSVLLLCMLVATPIAAEYDAWSVNSGPWMCYPGQAFQVPALPACRPLLRLQCNGSQVPEAVLRDCCQQLAHISEWCRCGALYSMLDSMYKEHGAQEGQAGTGAFPRCRREVVKLTAASITAVCRLPIVVDASGDGAYVCKDVAAYPDA; encoded by the coding sequence ATGTCGATGAAGACCGTGTTCTCGGTGCTCCTACTATGTATGCTCGTGGCGACACCCATAGCAGCCGAGTACGACGCATGGAGCGTTAACAGTGGTCCTTGGATGTGCTATCCGGGGCAGGCCTTCCAGGTTCCCGCGCTCCCTGCCTGTCGTCCATTGCTGAGGCTCCAGTGCAATGGCAGCCAGGTGCCCGAGGCTGTCCTAAGGGACTGCTGCCAGCAGCTCGCCCACATCAGCGAGTGGTGCAGGTGCGGGGCCCTCTACAGCATGTTGGACAGCATGTATAAGGAGCATGGCGCGCAGGAGGGACAGGCAGGGACAGGAGCGTTCCCACGCTGCCGGAGGGAGGTGGTGAAGCTGACGGCGGCGAGCATCACAGCGGTCTGCAGGCTACCCATCGTCGTTGATGCGTCCGGAGATGGAGCGTATGTCTGCAAGGATGTGGCCGCATACCCAGACGCCTAG